The following are encoded together in the Daucus carota subsp. sativus chromosome 5, DH1 v3.0, whole genome shotgun sequence genome:
- the LOC108222067 gene encoding D-xylose-proton symporter-like 3, chloroplastic: MLKNSGGNSFMKIKQFDEETNSVASFESTSFEDFNWSSVILPFLFPALGGLLYGYDVGATSGATISLQSPKLSGTTWFNLAPFQLGLVVSGSLYGALFGSVLIYPIADVIGRRRELMLAAIFYLLGGLTAAYAPSLIILLLGRVIYGFGIGLALHGAPLYISETCPSQIRGTLISLKELLIVLGMLLGYFVGSFEINKVGGWRYMFGLSAPIALVIGLGTWTLPPSPRWLLLREVRGNGARENYKEEAIFALSKLRGRPPGDKLSAMEIDDALTSLKSQSDKPESEGSFLDVVQGPNFKAFIIGGGLVLFQQITGQPSVLYYAGSILQTAGFSAASDATKVSVLIGVFKLVMTGIAVVQVDKLGRKPLLIGGVSGITISLFLLSAYFKVLQRFPAVALISLLMYVGCYQASFGPISWLMVSEVFPLRTRGRGISLAVFTNFGSNAVVTLAFPALKEYLGAGNIFLLFGVISLVALAFVIFQVPETKGLTLEEIERKILT; this comes from the exons ATGCTCAAGAACTCTGGCGGCAACTCGTTTATGAAG ATTAAACAATTTGATGAGGAAACAAATTCAGTTGCTTCTTTTGAATCCACGTCTTTTGAGGATTTTAATTGGTCTTCTGTTATTTTACC GTTTCTGTTCCCGGCTTTGGGCGGCTTGTTATATGGCTATGACGTAGGTGCAACCTCTGGTGCTACCATTTCGTTGCAG TCACCTAAGCTTAGTGGCACAACTTGGTTCAACCTTGCACCTTTCCAACTTGGTCTTGTT GTAAGCGGCTCCCTTTATGGAGCTTTATTTGGTTCAGTTCTCATCTACCCAATTGCTGATGTAATAG GGAGGAGGAGAGAGCTTATGCTAGCAGCCATATTTTACCTGCTTGGTGGTCTTACAGCAGCATATGCTCCAAGCCTTATTATTCTTTTGCTTGGTCGTGTAATCTACGGCTTTGGCATTGGTCTG GCTTTGCACGGGGCTCCTCTATATATATCAGAGACTTGTCCATCTCAAATTCGTGGAACTCTAATTTCTCTGAAAGAACTATTAATAGTATTGGGAATGTTG TTGGGCTATTTTGTAGGtagttttgaaataaataaagttGGAGGGTGGCGCTACATGTTCGGACTTAGTGCTCCAATTGCTTTGGTCATAGGATTAGGTACATGGACTCTACCTCCTTCTCCACGTTGGTTACTTTTAAGAGAAGTTCGAGGTAATGGGGCAAGAGAAAATTACAAAGAGGAGGCTATTTTTGCATTGAGCAAACTTAGAGGCAGACCTCCTGGTGATAAATTATCTGCAATGGAAATTGATGATGCGCTCACTTCACTAAAGTCTCAATCTGATAAGCCAGAATCTGAGGGGAGTTTCCTAGATGTGGTTCAAGGGCCAAATTTTAAAGCATTTATAATTGGTGGGGGTCTGGTCCTGTTTCAACAG ATAACAGGACAACCAAGCGTTCTCTATTATGCGGGTTCAATCCTTCAG ACTGCAGGATTCTCTGCGGCTTCTGATGCAACGAAAGTCTCAGTCCTTATTGGTGTCTTCAAG TTGGTGATGACAGGAATAGCTGTTGTTCAAGTTGATAAGCTAGGCAGAAAACCATTGCTAATTGGAGGTGTCAGTGGAATA ACCATTTCGTTATTTCTCCTTTCAGCATATTTCAAAGTCCTGCAACGGTTCCCTGCAGTTGCTTTGATTTCTCTTCTTATGTATGTTGGCTGCTACCAG GCATCTTTTGGACCAATTAGTTGGCTTATGGTGTCCGAGGTATTCCCACTTCGAACAAGAGGGAGGGGCATTAGTCTTGCAGTTTTTACAAACTTCGGTTCAAATGCAGTTGTAACCCTAGCTTTTCCAGCATTGAAG GAATATTTGGGTGCTGGAAACATATTTTTACTTTTTGGAGTAATTTCTCTCGTTGCACTTGCATTTGTCATATTCCAAGTCCCGGAAACAAAGGGTTTGACCTTGGaagaaattgaaagaaaaatcttGACTTGA